In one window of Clupea harengus chromosome 4, Ch_v2.0.2, whole genome shotgun sequence DNA:
- the tnnc1a gene encoding troponin C type 1a (slow) codes for MNDIYKAAVEQLNEEQKNEFRAAFEVFVQDAEDGCISTKELGKVMRMLGQNPTPEELQEMIDEVDEDESGTVDFEEFLVMMVRCMKDDSRGRSEEELAELFRMFDKNADGYIDLDELKVMLESTGETITEDDIEELMKDGDANLDGRIDYDEFLEFMKGVE; via the exons ATGAATGACATCTACAAAGCAGCG GTCGAGCAACTGAACGAGGAACAGAAAAATG AGTTCCGAGCGGCCTTTGAAGTCTTCGTGCAGGATGCGGAGGACGGCTGCATCAGCACCAAGGAGCTGGGCAAGGTGATGAGGATGCTGGGACAGAACCCCACACCCGAGGAGCTCCAGGAGATGATCGACGAGGTGGATGAAGACG AGAGTGGGACGGTGGACTTTGAGGAGTTCCTGGTAATGATGGTGAGATGTATGAAGGATGACAGCAGAGGGAGGTCCGAGGAGGAACTGGCAGAACTCTTCCGAATGTTTGATAA GAATGCGGATGGCTACATTGACCTCGATGAACTGAAGGTCATGCTGGAGTCCACAGGAGAAACCATCACAGAGGACGACATCGAGGAGCTCATGAAGGACGGCGACGCAAACCTTGACGGCAGAATTGACTATGACG AGTTCCTGGAGTTTATGAAAGGGGTGGAGTAA